A single region of the Moorena sp. SIOASIH genome encodes:
- a CDS encoding metallophosphoesterase: MSLNFRFAVVSDLHIGLPQTIWDHPNRFHLVEVSIPVLERILEDLEQKALDFLLLPGDLTQHGEPDNHTWLQKRLSQLPFPVYVVPGNHDVPNILPNEHSIGLKEFPYYYRQFGYENPEQLYYTCEVLPGVQLIGLNSNQFDTGGKQVGRIDQQQLIWLEQVLSQCQDKLVLVMVHHNVIEHLPDQANHPLGHRYILENGPILHNILKTAGVNLLFTGHLHVQDIAYQEGVYEITTGSLVSYPHPYRILQLSTDNQGKRWLHIESHRVESVPGWENLPQISREWMSDRSYPFMVKLLTSPPLNLPLPDAQKLAPSLRYFWANIADGDAVFNFPEFPTPVRRYFESFSSHTSDGKPALMDNQTTLLLTKN, translated from the coding sequence ATGAGTTTAAATTTTCGCTTTGCCGTGGTAAGTGACCTACATATCGGGTTACCCCAAACCATCTGGGATCATCCCAATCGGTTTCATTTGGTAGAAGTTAGTATTCCAGTCCTAGAAAGGATTCTGGAGGATTTAGAGCAGAAAGCCTTGGATTTCCTCCTCCTACCAGGAGACTTAACCCAGCATGGTGAACCAGACAATCATACCTGGTTACAAAAGCGATTGAGCCAGTTGCCTTTTCCAGTGTACGTCGTACCTGGAAATCATGATGTCCCCAATATCTTACCCAATGAACACTCGATTGGACTAAAGGAATTTCCCTACTACTATCGCCAATTTGGTTATGAAAATCCCGAGCAGTTGTACTATACCTGTGAAGTTTTGCCTGGAGTACAGCTGATTGGGTTAAATTCTAACCAGTTCGATACCGGTGGTAAACAGGTAGGGCGTATTGATCAGCAACAGCTGATCTGGCTTGAGCAAGTGCTTTCCCAGTGCCAGGATAAATTGGTGCTGGTGATGGTGCATCACAATGTCATCGAGCATTTGCCCGATCAAGCTAACCATCCCTTGGGACATCGGTATATCTTGGAAAATGGTCCAATATTACACAATATTCTCAAAACTGCTGGGGTCAATCTACTCTTTACAGGTCACTTGCATGTACAGGATATCGCCTATCAAGAGGGAGTCTACGAAATCACCACAGGTTCATTAGTTAGCTATCCTCACCCCTACCGGATATTGCAGTTGTCTACCGATAATCAGGGCAAAAGATGGTTACACATTGAATCTCATCGAGTGGAGTCAGTCCCTGGTTGGGAAAACCTACCCCAGATATCTAGAGAATGGATGAGCGATCGCTCTTATCCATTCATGGTGAAACTCCTGACTTCTCCCCCCTTAAATTTACCGTTACCAGATGCCCAGAAACTTGCTCCGAGTCTACGCTACTTCTGGGCTAATATTGCTGATGGTGATGCTGTATTCAACTTTCCTGAGTTTCCTACCCCAGTTCGTCGCTATTTTGAGTCATTTAGCTCCCATACCAGTGATGGTAAACCTGCTCTGATGGATAATCAGACCACTCTGTTGCTGACAAAAAACTAA
- a CDS encoding FecR family protein yields the protein MFRKTVLVLSISLWSVNLLIFSKPVSAEIPLTRAVVEKLRNRVRLIPQNQSARPARPSDAMTIGDALVTARSSMAQLRFNDGSLARQGELAVFRFIPRSRTFELSNGTLLLLIPPDRGKTRVRTPNAVAGIRGSALFMRYISDTNTTIVGALTNSGIVVYNRTRSQGKELKAGQIVVITEDQIEQVYEFDLREFYETSELVKGLNLTQTEPADSPDQALDLVRGEIADALEAQVPIIGNNIIVNPTFVRLPESESDEFPSADFSVIDGGVDVLDQDVGSENSNADITDQVNQLDIRSTLETGEFLNTEQEDQTVELDPEDVDKPLEPEPEPEPEPEPEPEPEPEPEPEPEPEPEPEPEPEPEPEPEPEPEPEPEPEPEPEPEPEPEPEPEPEPEPEPEPEPEPEPEPEPEPEPEPEPEPEPEPEPEPEPEPEPEPEPEPEPEPEPEPEPEPEPEPEPEPEPEPEPEPEPEPEPEPEPEPEPEPEPEPEPEPEPEPEPEPEPEPEPEPEPEPEPEPEPEPEPEPEPEPEPEPEPEPEPEPEPEPEPEPEPEPEPEPEPEPEPEPEPEPEPEPEPEPEPEPEPEPEPEPEPEPEPEPEPEPEPEPEPEPEPEPEPEPEPEPEPEPEPEPEIPVQLPDPGQGVEDGFPGQGQGVEDGFPGQGQGVEDGFPGQGQGVEDGFPGGGNP from the coding sequence GTGTTTCGCAAGACAGTCTTAGTACTTTCCATCTCTCTATGGAGCGTTAATTTACTAATTTTTTCTAAACCAGTCAGTGCCGAAATTCCTTTAACTCGTGCTGTGGTAGAGAAGCTACGTAACCGAGTGCGATTGATTCCTCAAAATCAGTCAGCTCGACCAGCCCGTCCATCTGATGCCATGACGATAGGAGATGCACTGGTAACAGCTCGCTCCTCCATGGCTCAACTGCGCTTCAATGATGGTTCCCTAGCCCGACAAGGAGAGTTAGCTGTCTTTCGATTTATACCTAGAAGTCGTACCTTTGAGCTATCTAATGGGACACTGCTGCTGTTAATTCCTCCAGATCGGGGTAAAACTCGAGTGCGTACACCCAATGCCGTGGCTGGGATTAGGGGGTCAGCTCTGTTCATGCGATATATCTCTGATACCAATACAACAATTGTTGGAGCTCTGACCAATAGCGGTATTGTGGTCTATAATCGCACTCGTTCTCAAGGTAAGGAATTAAAAGCTGGGCAGATCGTGGTTATAACCGAGGATCAAATTGAGCAGGTTTATGAATTTGACCTCAGAGAGTTTTATGAAACCAGTGAATTAGTCAAAGGGCTGAATTTGACCCAGACAGAACCGGCAGATAGTCCAGATCAAGCTTTGGATTTAGTGCGAGGGGAAATTGCAGATGCTCTAGAGGCGCAAGTTCCTATTATTGGCAACAACATAATTGTTAATCCTACTTTCGTTCGTCTTCCTGAGAGTGAATCGGACGAGTTTCCCAGTGCTGATTTTAGTGTGATTGATGGTGGTGTTGATGTCTTAGATCAAGATGTGGGTTCTGAGAATTCCAATGCCGATATCACTGATCAGGTTAACCAGTTAGATATTAGGTCTACCTTGGAAACCGGTGAGTTTCTTAACACTGAGCAGGAGGATCAAACTGTTGAACTGGATCCCGAAGATGTTGACAAACCACTAGAGCCGGAACCAGAGCCGGAACCAGAGCCGGAGCCTGAGCCGGAGCCTGAGCCAGAACCGGAGCCTGAGCCGGAGCCTGAGCCAGAACCGGAGCCTGAGCCGGAGCCTGAGCCAGAACCGGAGCCCGAGCCGGAACCTGAGCCGGAGCCGGAACCAGAACCTGAGCCAGAACCGGAACCGGAGCCGGAACCGGAGCCCGAGCCGGAACCTGAGCCAGAACCGGAACCGGAACCGGAACCTGAACCTGAGCCGGAACCAGAACCTGAGCCCGAGCCAGAACCTGAGCCGGAACCGGAACCGGAACCGGAACCAGAACCTGAGCCAGAACCGGAACCAGAACCGGAACCGGAACCAGAACCTGAGCCCGAGCCAGAACCTGAGCCGGAACCGGAACCAGAACCTGAGCCAGAACCCGAACCTGAGCCAGAACCGGAACCAGAACCAGAACCAGAACCAGAACCGGAGCCGGAGCCAGAGCCGGAACCAGAACCAGAACCGGAACCAGAACCAGAACCAGAACCAGAACCGGAGCCAGAGCCGGAACCAGAACCGGAACCTGAGCCAGAACCAGAACCAGAACCAGAACCGGAACCTGAGCCAGAACCGGAACCCGAGCCTGAGCCCGAGCCTGAGCCTGAGCCGGAACCTGAGCCTGAGCCTGAGCCGGAACCTGAGCCTGAGCCTGAGCCGGAACCTGAGCCTGAGCCCGAGCCTGAGCCGGAACCAGAACCTGAGCCCGAGCCTGAGCCAGAACCGGAACCAGAACCAGAACCAGAACCGGAACCTGAGCCAGAACCGGAACCTGAGCCAGAACCGGAACCCGAGCCTGAGCCGGAACCTGAGCCTGAGCCCGAGCCTGAGCCTGAGCCGGAACCTGAGCCTGAGCCGGAACCGGAGCCAGAACCGGAAATTCCTGTTCAACTACCCGATCCAGGTCAAGGAGTAGAGGATGGCTTCCCTGGTCAAGGTCAAGGAGTAGAGGATGGCTTCCCTGGTCAAGGTCAAGGAGTAGAGGATGGCTTCCCTGGTCAAGGTCAAGGAGTAGAGGATGGCTTCCCTGGTGGAGGAAATCCCTGA
- the trxB gene encoding thioredoxin-disulfide reductase: MSNSPVENLVIIGSGPAGYTAAIYGARANLKPLMFEGFQAGGIPGGQLMTTTEVENFPGFPEGITGPQLMERMKAQAERWGTQCYTEDVIFVDLSQRPFTVRSEEREVKTHSIVIATGATAKRLHLPSEAQYWSNGISACAICDGASPIFSGQEVAVVGGGDSAAEEAVYLTKYGSHVHLLVRRNEMRASKTMQDRVLNNPKITIHWNTQPVDVFGDNGSMTGVRVQDTQTGEEKDISVRGMFYAIGHTPNTSLFRGQLELDQVGYIVTKSGSVETSVEGVYGVGDVQDHEFRQAITAAGTGCMGAMLAERWLSANNLIHEYHQQPASEQPTAEKPEETEEKVVAETAETFDIKETRHLGGYALRKLFHESDRIIMVKYISPSCGPCKVLKPMLDKVVDEYNGKIHFVEIDIDQDKEIAENAQVVGTPTVQLFKDKEFLAEFKGVKQKSEYREAIERYLPTTV, from the coding sequence ATGTCTAACTCCCCTGTAGAAAATCTTGTCATCATCGGTTCTGGTCCTGCCGGTTACACAGCAGCGATTTATGGGGCACGAGCTAACCTGAAACCCTTAATGTTTGAAGGCTTCCAAGCTGGGGGAATCCCTGGTGGACAGCTGATGACTACTACAGAAGTAGAAAACTTCCCTGGCTTCCCAGAGGGAATCACCGGACCTCAATTAATGGAACGGATGAAGGCTCAAGCAGAACGCTGGGGCACTCAATGCTATACCGAAGATGTGATCTTTGTAGATTTAAGTCAGCGTCCCTTTACTGTCCGCTCTGAAGAACGGGAAGTAAAAACCCATAGTATTGTGATTGCTACCGGAGCAACAGCGAAACGGTTGCATTTACCCAGCGAAGCTCAGTACTGGAGTAATGGTATCTCAGCTTGTGCCATCTGTGATGGTGCATCTCCCATTTTCAGTGGTCAGGAAGTGGCGGTAGTCGGGGGTGGTGACTCAGCGGCAGAGGAAGCTGTATATTTGACCAAGTATGGTTCCCATGTTCATCTGCTAGTACGTCGGAATGAAATGCGAGCTAGCAAAACCATGCAAGACCGGGTGTTGAATAATCCCAAAATTACCATTCACTGGAATACTCAGCCAGTTGATGTGTTTGGAGACAATGGTTCGATGACTGGCGTAAGAGTCCAGGATACTCAAACTGGTGAGGAAAAGGATATTTCAGTTCGGGGGATGTTTTACGCTATTGGTCACACTCCTAACACGTCCTTGTTTAGAGGACAACTGGAGTTAGATCAGGTGGGTTACATTGTCACTAAATCAGGCTCGGTGGAAACTAGTGTAGAGGGAGTCTATGGGGTTGGTGATGTCCAAGACCATGAGTTCCGTCAAGCTATCACTGCGGCTGGAACAGGTTGTATGGGGGCTATGTTAGCAGAACGCTGGCTATCTGCCAATAACTTAATTCATGAGTATCATCAACAACCGGCATCAGAACAGCCAACGGCTGAAAAACCTGAAGAAACGGAAGAAAAAGTAGTAGCTGAGACGGCGGAAACCTTTGATATCAAGGAAACACGCCATCTGGGGGGCTATGCCTTGCGTAAACTTTTCCATGAAAGCGATCGCATAATCATGGTCAAGTATATTTCCCCCAGTTGTGGTCCTTGTAAGGTTCTCAAGCCCATGCTGGATAAAGTAGTAGATGAGTATAATGGCAAAATTCACTTTGTCGAAATCGATATTGACCAAGACAAAGAAATAGCTGAAAATGCTCAAGTGGTGGGAACACCTACGGTACAGTTATTTAAGGACAAAGAGTTCCTAGCGGAATTTAAAGGAGTTAAGCAAAAGAGTGAGTATCGTGAAGCCATTGAACGGTATTTACCTACTACTGTTTAA
- a CDS encoding ABC transporter permease yields the protein MTSTKQSFPSFLPFTRGPSLSMKLMVAGLVITGCFVVVALFAPTFQAWGWLQDPTQSLSNPIHEPPSWNHWFGTSRQGYDVFSRTWFGSQAALKVVVLATTLSLIIGVPLGLISGYLGGKLDRVLLFLMDTIYTLPGLLLSVTLAFVVGRGVFNAAIALSISYVPQYYRVVRNHTTSVKTELFIEAAQALGASPGRILSRYLFLNVIQSVPVLFTLNAADAILILGGLGFLGLGLPEQTPEWGHDLRQALDALPTGIWWTALFPGLAMTLMVVGLSLVGEGLSELINPRFRQKH from the coding sequence ATGACCTCAACCAAACAATCATTCCCCAGCTTTTTGCCTTTTACTAGAGGGCCTAGTCTATCCATGAAACTAATGGTAGCGGGACTAGTGATTACTGGGTGCTTTGTCGTAGTAGCCCTTTTCGCTCCTACCTTTCAAGCTTGGGGATGGCTACAAGACCCTACCCAGTCCCTCAGTAATCCCATTCATGAACCACCGAGCTGGAATCACTGGTTTGGTACCTCTCGCCAGGGTTATGATGTCTTCTCTCGCACCTGGTTTGGCTCTCAAGCTGCTCTAAAAGTAGTCGTTCTCGCCACCACCCTTAGCCTGATTATTGGTGTCCCTTTGGGTTTAATCAGTGGTTATCTCGGTGGCAAACTCGATCGGGTCTTACTGTTTTTAATGGATACGATCTATACCTTGCCAGGACTGCTGCTATCGGTGACTCTGGCCTTTGTAGTCGGTAGAGGAGTTTTCAATGCTGCGATCGCATTAAGTATTTCCTATGTCCCCCAATACTATCGGGTAGTCCGGAATCACACCACTAGCGTCAAAACTGAATTGTTCATCGAAGCCGCTCAAGCTCTGGGGGCTTCCCCTGGTAGGATATTATCGCGCTACCTATTTCTCAATGTGATTCAAAGTGTACCAGTTCTATTTACCCTCAACGCCGCTGATGCGATTTTAATCTTGGGAGGACTGGGATTTTTAGGATTAGGATTGCCAGAACAAACCCCAGAGTGGGGTCATGACTTACGTCAAGCCCTCGATGCCTTACCCACTGGGATTTGGTGGACAGCGCTCTTCCCTGGTTTAGCCATGACACTGATGGTAGTAGGATTGTCCTTAGTAGGAGAAGGATTAAGCGAGTTGATTAATCCCCGATTTCGTCAGAAGCATTGA
- a CDS encoding ROK family protein, whose protein sequence is MTQAIGIDLGGTAIKLGRFREDGTELESLTVDTPQPATPTAVIEAIVEAISRLDTREEVIGIGVGCPGPADVAGRIAKVAINLTDWHDVPLADQLEAKVGYPTVVANDANCAGLGEAWLGAGRRFRNLILLTLGTGVGGAIIFDGQLFTGHLGSAGELGLINLYPDGPEGNSGNRGSLEQYLSIRAIRSNSGKEPAELGKLAQQGNQEALEFWADYGRLLGIGLTSLIYPLTPEAIIIGGGISASAEFFLPTTLAEIEQRVLPSSRTGLELVKAELGNRAGMVGAARLAWQKHVE, encoded by the coding sequence ATGACCCAAGCCATAGGCATTGATTTAGGTGGCACTGCGATTAAGTTGGGACGCTTCCGTGAAGATGGAACCGAACTGGAGTCTCTAACAGTAGATACACCCCAGCCCGCAACACCAACAGCGGTGATCGAAGCAATAGTAGAAGCAATCTCTCGTCTCGATACCAGGGAAGAAGTAATTGGTATAGGGGTTGGATGTCCTGGCCCTGCTGATGTTGCTGGTAGAATTGCTAAGGTTGCGATTAACCTAACGGATTGGCACGATGTTCCCCTAGCCGATCAGTTAGAAGCCAAAGTCGGTTATCCCACAGTTGTTGCTAATGATGCTAACTGTGCTGGTTTAGGAGAAGCTTGGTTAGGGGCTGGTCGTCGGTTTCGGAACTTGATTCTACTCACCCTAGGCACAGGGGTAGGAGGGGCAATCATTTTCGATGGTCAACTCTTCACAGGTCATCTCGGGTCTGCTGGGGAGTTGGGATTAATTAATCTATATCCCGATGGTCCCGAGGGTAATAGCGGTAATCGCGGTTCTCTAGAGCAATACCTTTCCATTAGGGCAATCCGAAGCAACAGTGGCAAAGAACCAGCAGAACTTGGTAAATTAGCCCAACAAGGAAACCAGGAAGCTTTAGAATTTTGGGCAGATTACGGACGCTTATTAGGGATTGGGCTAACTAGTCTTATTTATCCACTGACACCGGAAGCGATTATTATTGGTGGTGGCATCAGTGCTAGTGCCGAATTTTTCTTGCCAACAACTCTAGCAGAAATAGAGCAACGAGTTTTGCCTTCCTCCCGTACTGGTTTAGAGTTAGTTAAAGCAGAATTAGGTAATCGAGCGGGTATGGTGGGAGCAGCACGATTGGCTTGGCAAAAACATGTGGAATGA
- a CDS encoding Uma2 family endonuclease, with the protein MIANPQRYRMNPQEYLEWEPTQEIRYEYSDGEVFAMTGGSKPHNRIALNLASDLNTHLQDSSCEVYIADVKVKISSVRSYHYPDVVVTCDSRDQESNQFIQYPCLIVEVLSPSTEAYDRGSKFAKYRKLKTLQEYVLIQSETIGVECFRRNQQGFWVLYPYDKGDTFTLESVNFYVSLEALYRGVRFDSTAELRIKNE; encoded by the coding sequence ATGATTGCTAATCCACAGCGTTACCGGATGAATCCCCAAGAATACCTGGAGTGGGAACCGACTCAGGAGATTCGTTATGAGTATAGTGATGGGGAAGTCTTCGCCATGACCGGAGGCTCGAAACCCCACAACCGGATTGCTTTAAATTTGGCCAGTGATCTAAATACTCACCTACAAGACAGTAGCTGTGAGGTCTATATCGCAGATGTGAAGGTAAAAATCTCTTCAGTTCGTTCCTACCACTATCCAGATGTAGTAGTAACTTGTGATTCTAGAGATCAAGAGTCTAACCAGTTTATTCAGTACCCCTGTCTGATTGTAGAAGTGCTCTCACCCTCTACAGAAGCATACGACCGGGGGAGTAAGTTTGCTAAATACCGTAAGCTAAAAACTTTGCAGGAGTATGTTCTAATCCAGTCAGAGACAATAGGAGTAGAGTGTTTTAGGCGTAATCAGCAAGGGTTTTGGGTCCTTTATCCCTATGATAAAGGTGATACCTTTACCCTCGAAAGTGTCAACTTTTATGTAAGTTTAGAAGCACTGTATCGGGGAGTTAGATTTGATTCTACAGCAGAATTAAGAATTAAGAATGAATAA
- a CDS encoding four helix bundle protein — MTKKDIQERTLNFSVRIVNLCKFLRQNGGTGYDLSKQLIRCGTSIGANVEEAQNAESKRDFIHKMSISLKEARETNYWLKILIATEKNLEPRLLSLLNESNELISIIYAIIKNTKTNN, encoded by the coding sequence ATGACAAAAAAAGATATACAAGAAAGAACGCTAAACTTTAGCGTCAGAATAGTGAATCTCTGTAAATTTCTGAGACAAAATGGTGGGACTGGATATGATTTAAGCAAACAATTAATCCGCTGTGGAACAAGTATTGGAGCCAATGTTGAGGAAGCACAAAATGCAGAAAGTAAACGAGACTTTATTCATAAAATGAGTATTTCACTCAAGGAAGCTAGAGAGACCAATTATTGGTTAAAAATCTTAATCGCTACCGAGAAAAACCTAGAACCAAGATTGCTGTCTTTACTCAATGAATCTAATGAATTAATTTCTATTATTTATGCAATTATTAAAAACACTAAAACTAACAATTAA
- a CDS encoding CHAT domain-containing tetratricopeptide repeat protein, whose protein sequence is MDEQRIQEYKNFLMSILLLAIATDHSPQSVYPLLQKNLDKLDENLEQILQLLAGEILPQLGPEEAQALAGEIFKFGNLIQHFTLGNIASNLEIAIASYEVVATVATLEAFPQDWASIQNNLGTAYYDRIKGERTDNIEQAIAHYRNALQIFTKLGFPENWARTQNNLGLAYCHRIKGERVDNLEQAIAHYRNALQIYTKSAFPQDWAMTQNNLGAAYLYRIKGDRADNIEQAIAASKNALQISTKLAFPQDWAMTQNNLGAAYLYRIKGERADNIEQAIAHYKNALKIRTNSAFLKDWATTQSNLANAYCDRINGDKTDNIEQAIAHYENALKIRTKLAFPQDWATTQNNLGNAYFDRIKGDRADNIEQAIAHYENALKIRTKSAFPQDWAMTQNNLGNAYKNRIKRERADNIEQAITAYGNALQIFTPAKFPLDCLQTARNLGNLAVENNNWQLAIEGYALAIQAVEQSRSWAIDEERRQKIIADAIGVYDRIIQAYLNLGEIEKAVEYTERSRAQRLVDMMASNELYQGGEIVPELEQHLQDYEELQRRINLLHFGCPSKAVPVLTGTPDKIMSLGMRVKQSDQSLTREALLKYETEIQALEAQKQQVWQQLRRYDPVLAGQVQVEHLDWEQIQQLIEEPTTALLSFYTTDEDTHIFILLKDRSPQVFTCVGQGGKVLQIWIGKNWFIPYDEAQSEWKQKMGDFLEELAERLQLEKLVEHYLTGIEELIIVPHILLHQIPFAALPLKRGEQEGLLAPEQDKISVSQTRGMVFSSKSSKPSATKPVTNTTYLCDRFRIRLVPSCQILHYCHQRPAIPGQEMGIVEDATEDLPFASFECKTLAEMYQVPGEQRLQGRNATVKSYQTLAQQVHILHSSHHAQSNPMEPLESQLRLGDGSLTLGQLLTPAWRMPNLSEVFASACEVNFTVTKVTDDLLSLATGFLCAGARSVVSTQWSVDDLASALLAIFYYDGRRSGMSPCQALQQGQIKLRNLTGKEFADNYQAQLTEHLEQKLKEANTAKQNAKDQGDQEELDKWVTIVDKFEIQGKRLESLSKDDFPFAHPFFWAGFVSQGI, encoded by the coding sequence ATGGACGAACAACGAATTCAAGAGTATAAGAACTTCCTAATGTCCATCTTACTGCTGGCAATTGCAACTGACCATAGCCCTCAGTCAGTTTACCCCCTACTGCAAAAGAATCTCGACAAGCTAGATGAAAACTTAGAGCAGATACTGCAATTGTTGGCAGGGGAAATCCTCCCTCAACTTGGGCCAGAAGAAGCTCAAGCTCTTGCTGGAGAAATTTTCAAGTTCGGCAATTTGATTCAACATTTTACTCTGGGTAACATAGCCAGTAACTTAGAAATTGCCATTGCTAGTTATGAAGTCGTTGCAACAGTTGCCACCTTGGAGGCATTCCCTCAAGATTGGGCAAGTATTCAAAACAATCTCGGCACTGCCTACTATGACAGAATCAAAGGGGAGAGAACAGATAATATAGAACAAGCTATCGCTCATTATAGAAATGCTCTACAAATCTTTACCAAGTTGGGATTTCCCGAAAATTGGGCAAGGACTCAAAACAATCTCGGTCTTGCCTACTGTCACAGAATCAAAGGGGAGAGAGTCGATAATCTTGAACAAGCCATCGCTCATTATAGAAATGCCCTACAAATCTATACCAAGTCGGCATTTCCCCAAGATTGGGCAATGACTCAAAACAATCTCGGCGCTGCCTATTTGTACAGAATCAAAGGAGATAGGGCAGATAATATAGAACAAGCTATCGCTGCTTCTAAAAATGCCCTACAAATCAGTACAAAGTTAGCATTTCCCCAAGATTGGGCAATGACTCAAAACAATCTCGGCGCTGCCTATTTGTACAGAATCAAAGGGGAGAGAGCAGATAATATAGAACAAGCTATCGCTCATTATAAAAATGCCCTAAAAATTCGTACTAATTCGGCATTTTTAAAAGATTGGGCAACGACTCAAAGCAATCTCGCCAATGCCTACTGTGATAGAATCAATGGAGATAAAACAGATAATATAGAACAAGCTATCGCTCATTATGAAAATGCCCTAAAAATCCGTACCAAGTTAGCATTTCCCCAAGATTGGGCAACCACTCAAAACAATCTCGGTAATGCGTACTTCGACAGAATCAAAGGAGATAGGGCAGATAATATAGAACAAGCTATCGCTCATTATGAAAATGCCCTAAAAATCCGTACCAAGTCGGCATTTCCCCAAGATTGGGCAATGACTCAAAACAATCTCGGCAATGCCTATAAAAACAGAATCAAAAGGGAGAGAGCAGATAATATAGAACAAGCCATCACTGCTTATGGAAATGCTCTACAAATCTTTACTCCAGCAAAATTCCCTCTCGATTGTCTGCAAACAGCTCGCAATTTAGGTAACCTTGCTGTGGAAAATAACAATTGGCAACTAGCTATCGAAGGCTATGCCCTAGCTATCCAAGCTGTAGAACAAAGCCGGAGTTGGGCAATTGATGAGGAGCGTCGCCAAAAAATTATTGCTGATGCCATTGGCGTGTATGACAGAATAATTCAAGCTTACCTCAACTTAGGAGAAATCGAGAAAGCAGTGGAATATACTGAACGTTCTCGTGCCCAACGGTTGGTAGATATGATGGCTAGTAATGAACTCTACCAAGGGGGAGAAATTGTCCCAGAACTAGAACAGCATTTGCAAGACTACGAGGAACTGCAACGGCGTATCAATCTCCTCCATTTTGGTTGTCCATCGAAGGCTGTTCCAGTTTTGACAGGAACTCCTGATAAAATTATGTCATTGGGAATGAGAGTAAAGCAATCTGATCAATCCTTGACTAGGGAAGCTTTATTAAAATACGAGACAGAAATCCAGGCATTAGAGGCACAAAAACAGCAAGTTTGGCAACAACTGCGCCGCTATGACCCGGTTTTGGCAGGACAAGTTCAAGTGGAGCATCTCGATTGGGAGCAAATACAGCAGTTAATCGAGGAACCAACGACTGCTCTGCTTAGTTTCTATACAACGGATGAGGATACCCATATTTTTATCCTACTTAAGGATCGCAGTCCTCAAGTTTTTACTTGTGTAGGCCAGGGAGGAAAAGTACTACAGATTTGGATTGGAAAAAACTGGTTTATTCCCTATGATGAGGCACAAAGTGAATGGAAACAGAAGATGGGGGATTTTCTTGAGGAACTTGCTGAGCGCTTGCAGTTGGAAAAGCTGGTGGAACACTATCTGACTGGGATTGAGGAGTTGATTATTGTCCCTCATATACTTTTGCATCAGATTCCTTTTGCTGCGTTGCCCTTAAAACGAGGGGAGCAAGAGGGTTTATTAGCACCAGAGCAAGACAAGATTTCTGTTTCCCAAACTCGTGGTATGGTCTTCTCCAGCAAATCCTCCAAACCCTCTGCCACTAAACCTGTTACCAACACTACTTATTTATGCGATCGCTTTCGTATTCGCTTGGTTCCCAGTTGCCAAATCCTCCACTATTGCCACCAACGCCCAGCAATCCCAGGTCAGGAAATGGGTATAGTCGAAGATGCGACGGAAGATCTGCCCTTTGCCAGTTTTGAATGCAAAACCCTGGCGGAAATGTATCAGGTTCCTGGTGAGCAGCGCTTACAAGGACGGAATGCCACGGTCAAATCATACCAAACCTTAGCCCAGCAAGTGCATATCCTCCACTCCAGCCATCATGCCCAATCTAACCCCATGGAGCCCTTGGAATCTCAGTTACGGTTAGGAGATGGTTCCCTGACCCTGGGTCAACTCTTAACTCCTGCTTGGCGGATGCCCAATCTTTCCGAAGTTTTTGCCTCTGCCTGCGAGGTTAATTTCACTGTTACCAAAGTTACTGATGACTTGCTTAGTCTAGCTACGGGTTTTCTCTGTGCTGGAGCCAGGAGTGTGGTTAGTACCCAGTGGTCCGTAGATGATTTGGCCAGTGCTTTATTAGCAATTTTTTACTACGATGGCCGCCGGTCAGGGATGAGCCCTTGCCAAGCACTACAGCAAGGGCAAATTAAATTGCGCAATTTAACGGGAAAGGAGTTTGCTGATAACTATCAGGCTCAGTTAACGGAACATTTGGAACAAAAGTTAAAGGAAGCCAATACTGCTAAACAGAATGCTAAGGATCAGGGAGATCAGGAAGAGTTGGATAAGTGGGTCACAATTGTGGATAAATTCGAGATACAAGGAAAGCGTTTGGAGTCTTTGAGTAAGGATGATTTTCCTTTTGCTCATCCTTTCTTTTGGGCTGGTTTTGTTTCCCAAGGAATTTAG